In Streptomyces sp. NBC_01439, the following are encoded in one genomic region:
- a CDS encoding AMP-binding protein, translating into MLTALTGVFGDRGDAVSVAGRAASYEDVLGAAGAVAADLAGWGPVPAFAVTATASLETVAAVVGGLLAGVPCVPVPPDAGPVERGHILRDSGARLLEVDFARRAPSPVLRPPAGATGEGDPALILYTSGTTGVPKGVVLSRGAIVADLDALAGAWEWSAQDVLVHGLPLFHVHGLVLGVLGALRTGSRLVHTGRPTPEAYAAAAAAGGSLYFGVPTVWSRIAAVPGAAAALSGARLLVSGSAALPTPVFHDLERLTGHQVVERYGMTETLITVSGRAGGEAAPGTVGTALEGVATRVVAEPGADIGELQVKGPTLFSGYLGRPEATTAAYTEDGWFRTGDIAAVDGEGVHRIVGRASTDMIKSGGYRIGAGEVENALLDHPRVREAAVVGVPDADLGQRIVAFVVAEGVSGGELTDFVAARLSVHKRPREVRFIEAVPRNAMGKPQKRLLLEGEERSRD; encoded by the coding sequence GTGCTGACTGCTCTTACCGGGGTTTTCGGGGACCGGGGGGATGCCGTCTCGGTCGCGGGTCGTGCCGCGTCGTATGAGGACGTTCTGGGTGCTGCGGGGGCGGTGGCCGCAGATCTTGCCGGGTGGGGGCCGGTTCCGGCGTTCGCGGTGACCGCGACTGCTTCGTTGGAGACGGTCGCCGCGGTGGTGGGCGGTCTGTTGGCGGGTGTGCCCTGTGTGCCGGTGCCGCCTGACGCGGGTCCGGTGGAGCGCGGTCACATCCTGCGGGATTCGGGTGCCCGGCTGCTGGAGGTGGATTTCGCCCGCCGTGCTCCCTCGCCCGTTCTCCGACCGCCGGCGGGTGCGACGGGGGAGGGGGACCCGGCGTTGATCCTGTACACGTCGGGCACGACGGGTGTGCCCAAGGGCGTGGTGCTGAGCAGGGGGGCGATCGTCGCGGACCTGGACGCGCTGGCCGGGGCATGGGAATGGAGTGCGCAGGACGTTCTGGTGCACGGGCTGCCGTTGTTCCACGTCCATGGGCTGGTACTGGGTGTGCTCGGGGCTCTCCGGACGGGGAGCCGACTTGTACATACGGGCCGGCCGACGCCGGAGGCGTACGCGGCGGCTGCGGCGGCGGGCGGGAGCCTGTACTTCGGTGTGCCGACCGTGTGGTCGCGGATCGCGGCGGTGCCGGGGGCGGCCGCGGCACTATCAGGGGCCCGGCTGCTGGTGTCTGGAAGCGCGGCGCTGCCGACGCCGGTCTTCCACGACCTGGAGCGGCTGACGGGGCACCAGGTCGTGGAACGGTACGGGATGACGGAGACGCTGATCACGGTGAGTGGGCGCGCGGGGGGTGAGGCGGCTCCCGGTACGGTCGGAACCGCGCTGGAGGGTGTCGCCACACGGGTCGTGGCCGAGCCGGGGGCGGACATCGGTGAGCTCCAGGTGAAGGGGCCGACGCTGTTCTCGGGCTATCTTGGCCGGCCGGAGGCGACGACGGCCGCGTACACGGAGGACGGATGGTTCCGCACGGGTGACATCGCGGCTGTCGACGGGGAGGGCGTGCACCGGATCGTGGGGCGCGCCTCCACCGACATGATCAAGTCCGGGGGGTACCGGATCGGGGCGGGTGAGGTGGAGAACGCGCTCCTGGACCATCCCCGAGTGCGGGAGGCGGCGGTGGTGGGTGTCCCCGATGCCGATCTGGGCCAGCGGATCGTGGCGTTCGTCGTGGCCGAGGGCGTCAGCGGCGGTGAGCTCACCGATTTCGTCGCGGCGCGCCTGTCGGTCCACAAGCGTCCGCGTGAGGTCCGTTTCATCGAGGCGGTGCCGCGCAACGCCATGGGGAAGCCGCAGAAGCGGCTCCTACTGGAGGGTGAGGAGCGGAGCCGGGACTGA
- a CDS encoding anthrone oxygenase family protein produces METARTLVLIAATITAGLISGLFYAFTVAVMPGLARSTDKTTVETMQNINKAILNGWFMLAYLGAPLFITAALVLHATDPDTRNAVPPLAAALGTCLAAMIITARVNIPLNNALEEAGPPEHHTDPTTTHTTRTTYETPWNRANTWRTVLTTLTLALLAYTLVLD; encoded by the coding sequence GTGGAAACCGCACGAACCTTAGTCCTGATCGCCGCAACCATCACCGCCGGACTCATCAGCGGCCTCTTCTACGCATTCACCGTCGCCGTCATGCCCGGCCTCGCCCGCAGCACCGACAAGACCACCGTCGAAACCATGCAGAACATCAACAAGGCCATTCTCAACGGCTGGTTCATGCTCGCCTACCTCGGCGCACCCCTGTTCATCACCGCCGCCCTCGTCCTCCACGCCACCGACCCCGACACGCGAAACGCCGTACCCCCACTCGCCGCTGCGCTCGGCACCTGCCTCGCAGCCATGATCATCACCGCCCGCGTGAACATCCCCCTCAACAACGCCCTCGAAGAAGCCGGGCCCCCCGAACACCACACCGACCCCACCACCACCCACACCACCCGCACGACGTACGAAACCCCCTGGAACAGGGCCAACACCTGGCGCACCGTCCTGACCACCCTCACCCTCGCCCTCCTCGCCTACACCCTCGTCCTCGACTAG
- a CDS encoding IS5 family transposase (programmed frameshift), producing MGRGDLSDDEWIRLERHLPRNRGRGGRWQCHRRVINGIHFRQRPGLPWRDLPPQFGKWKTIHDRHRRWSADGTWEKILRAVQADADAEGRIDWSMVSVDSTSCRAHQHAAGALTRAPRIPGRRSRPARHRSDEGLGRSRGGLNCKIHLASEGGRRPLAFIITPGQWGNAPQFIPVLEQIKVPRPGGGRPRNRPDHVGGDKAYSSRRNRRYLRRRQIKHTIPEPRDQRANRQRRGSKGGRPTGFDTTVYRRRNEVERTINRLKTFRAVATRYDKRAYVFQGTVTVAAIRLWLRP from the exons GTGGGGCGAGGTGATCTTTCAGATGACGAGTGGATTCGACTGGAGCGGCATCTGCCGCGTAACCGCGGCCGGGGCGGGCGTTGGCAGTGCCACCGCCGGGTGATCAACGGGATTCACTTTCGGCAACGACCCGGCCTGCCCTGGAGGGATCTGCCGCCGCAGTTCGGCAAGTGGAAGACGATTCACGATCGTCATCGCAGATGGTCGGCGGACGGCACGTGGGAGAAGATCTTGCGGGCCGTCCAAGCCGACGCTGATGCGGAGGGCCGGATCGACTGGAGCATGGTGAGCGTCGACTCGACGTCCTGCCGAGCACACCAGCACGCAGCCGGTGCCCTCACCCGCGCGCCACGAATTCCGGGCCGGCGCAGCCGCCCAGCCCGACACCGTTCAGACGAGGGTCTGGGCCGCTCCCGGGGAGGGCTGAACTGCAAAATCCACCTGGCCAGCGAGGGCGGTCGTCGCCCGTTGGCCTTCATCATCACGCCCGGACAGTGGGGTAACGCCCCGCAGTTCATACCTGTGCTCGAACAAATCAAAGTCCCAAGGCCGGGTGGCGGACGCCCACGCA ACCGACCAGACCACGTTGGAGGCGACAAAGCGTATTCCTCGCGCCGAAACCGCCGGTACCTGCGGCGCCGGCAGATCAAGCACACGATCCCTGAGCCCAGGGACCAGCGAGCCAACCGCCAACGGCGGGGCAGCAAGGGCGGCCGGCCCACCGGCTTCGACACGACGGTCTACCGGCGCCGCAATGAGGTCGAGCGCACCATCAACCGGCTCAAGACGTTCCGCGCGGTCGCCACGCGCTACGACAAGAGGGCGTATGTCTTCCAAGGGACGGTCACGGTCGCGGCGATCCGATTGTGGCTCCGCCCGTGA
- a CDS encoding SUKH-4 family immunity protein — protein MLWLPYDASALAGLGVGREAVFGLGKRGLPADCNRMFVRDSGRELEVRDLPPGRAAFLGAFEDGVNTYWLLIDSGEVWMVRGYDSDGDQQYGLVNSSVAGLQNVLEVWEAFAWSGRSDVDDDYEDYIEDVLERARQSDPVVFEDNEAWWSRVFEEVELGVLVPEDQ, from the coding sequence GTGCTGTGGCTGCCATATGACGCGAGTGCTCTCGCGGGCCTGGGTGTGGGCCGTGAGGCGGTGTTTGGGCTGGGCAAGCGAGGGTTGCCGGCCGACTGCAACCGCATGTTCGTGCGGGACTCCGGTCGGGAGCTGGAGGTGCGTGACCTTCCGCCGGGTCGGGCTGCGTTCCTCGGCGCGTTCGAGGACGGCGTCAACACCTACTGGCTGCTGATCGACAGCGGCGAAGTCTGGATGGTCCGCGGCTATGACAGCGATGGGGACCAGCAGTACGGGCTGGTCAACTCCTCGGTTGCTGGTCTGCAGAACGTCCTGGAGGTCTGGGAGGCGTTCGCCTGGTCGGGACGGAGCGATGTGGACGACGACTACGAGGACTACATCGAAGACGTGCTTGAGCGGGCCCGGCAGAGCGATCCGGTGGTGTTCGAGGACAACGAAGCCTGGTGGTCACGCGTTTTCGAGGAAGTCGAGCTCGGCGTCCTGGTCCCGGAAGACCAATAG